The following are from one region of the Neurospora crassa OR74A linkage group III, whole genome shotgun sequence genome:
- a CDS encoding transferase, with protein sequence MSFRRNGNLSSTLLLIAANVLIPVAIVIFATGFFPYKPLLPGLAQYEPLDGYGEPPEAPFDKLVFMVVDALRSDFVYTTNSGFKFTQSLIRHGAAIPFTAHATSPTVTMPRLKAITTGSVPSFLDVVLNIDEGDESSSLASQDTWLAQMKAKDTGKLVMYGDDTWLKLFPGTFDRADGTTSFFVADFTEVDHNVTRNIPGELRNDDWNTMILHYLGLDHIGHKGGPRSPHMVPKQREMDGIVSQIYKAIETQDHLKSTLFVLCGDHGMNDAGNHGASSPGETSPALLFISPKLKGLQKNQDSPLPDAEDFQFYSTVEQSDLAPTLAALLGFPIPKNNLGVLIADFLSIWPKKADQAYLLHENARQIQTVISAASGTKTFDGALPAESCASPTSDYEQLACEWQGPSNNLMSARVGDDMDSQWALPVVTWLRKAQELMSGMASNYDMSRLILGQITALLAVIFSLSAAIKTVSPTRSLTPLLVISIAYSIMMFASSYVEEEQHFWYLATSTWFGYLTLRGFKRANTTFPAHLLLTAFPVLASLRLLRAWNQTGQKHAGTPDIVKLFIEPHPHFLWLLVGLTYFWTHRQLVYSFHGRIPVPINYPVMTGLVLAAFTFKAAFTLEDAPELVVEFVKSSLLDFTRGASLIARARAVFVGLGLVAMAAMGFILWEMRGAGGNRKRSRRKKGPAEAITTLQHLYTILALTQSRTANIPVFLIFNLLYWFLSSEIDAPDGTGLSTVELGISSLLLQYASFFAMGGSNAISSVDLSNAYNGVSNFNVVLVGILTYVGNWAGPVWWAFGTVVLLGEIWRRDQRQKRLGSGNNGKRGSDEKEEEAEAKQMLEGGQISPFKTYVAVTTLFTAFSVAAVMAACTILRTHLFVWTVFSPKYLYCVAWSLVQHLVINVGLSGLLFWLGSF encoded by the exons ATGAGTTTCCGGCGCAATGGAAACTTGAGCTCCACGTTGCTTCTCATAGCAGCCAATGTGCTGATCCCAGTCGCCATTGTCATATTCGCAACGGGCTTCTTCCCATATAAGCCTCTTCTACCGGGTCTGGCTCAGTATGAGCCATTGGATGGCTATGGCGAGCCCCCGGAAGCTCCGTTTGACAAGCTGGTCTTCATGGTCGTCGACGCCCTGCGAAG TGATTTTGTATACACTACCAACAGTGGCTTCAAGTTCACTCAATC CTTGATTCGCCATGGTGCTGCAATTCCCTTCACAGCCCATGCCACGTCTCCCACAGTCACCATGCCTAGACTGAAGGCCATCACTACTGGTTCTGTGCCTTCATTCCTCGATGTCGTTCTCAACATTGACGAAGGCGATGAGTCTTCAAGCCTCGCGTCGCAAGACACCTGGTTGGCCCAGATGAAGGCAAAGGACACAGGAAAACTTGTAATGTACGGGGATGATACTTGGTTGAAGCTCTTTCCGGGTACATTTGATCGTGCTGATGGTACCACGAGCTTCTTTGTCGCG GACTTCACCGAGGTTGATCACAATGTCACTCGAAACATTCCTGGAGAGCTCCGAAACGACGATTGGAATACCATGATTCTTCACTATCTTGGACTTGATCACATTGGACATAAGGGAGGACCGAGAAG CCCTCATATGGTCCCGAAGCAACGGGAAATGGATGGTATTGTCAGCCAGATATACAAGGCCATAGAAACCCAAGACCACCTCAAGTCAACCCTTTTTGTTCTCTGTGGAGATCATGGAATGAATGATGCCGGCAATCACGGCGCCTCGTCGCCTGGCGAAACTTCACCGGCCCTTCTGTTCATCTCCCCCAAGCTCAAGGGCCTTCAGAAAAACCAAGACTCTCCGTTACCAGATGCCGAAGACTTTCAATTCTACTCGACCGTTGAACAGTCTGATCTGGCACCCACTCTGGCTGCTCTTCTAGGATTTCCTATTCCCAAGAACAACCTGGGTGTCCTGATCGCCGACTTTTTGTCAATCTGGCCGAAGA AAGCCGACCAGGCCTATCTGCTGCATGAAAATGCGCGCCAGATACAAACCGTCATCTCGGCTGCATCGGGTACCAAAACTTTCGACGGTGCTTTACCCGCAGAATCCTGTGCCAGCCCGACGTCCGACTATGAACAATTGGCCTGTGAATGGCAAGGTCCCTCAAACAATCTCATGTCTGCGAGAGTTGGTGACGATATGGACTCCCAGTGGGCATTGCCTGTTGTCACG TGGCTTCGCAAGGCTCAAGAGCTCATGAGCGGCATGGCGAGCAACTACGACATGTCCCGACTCATTCTAGGCCAAATCACCGCCCTCCTCGCCGTAATCTTTAGCCTCAGCGCCGCAATCAAAACCGTTTCCCCGACCCGTTCTCTCACCCCCTTACTGGTGATTTCCATAGCCTACAGCATTATGATGTTTGCCAGCAGCTATGTCGAAGAAGAGCAGCACTTTTGGTACCTAGCAACGAGCACCTGGTTTGGCTACCTCACTCTCCGCGGATTCAAGCG cgccaacaccacctttcccgcccacctcctcctcaccgcCTTCCCCGTGCTCGcctccctccgcctccttcgcGCCTGGAACCAAACCGGCCAAAAACACGCTGGCACGCCGGACATCGTCAAACTCTTTATCGAACCCCACCCCCACTTTCTGTGGTTGCTCGTCGGCCTCACCTACTTCTGGACCCACCGGCAGCTCGTCTACTCCTTTCACGGCCGCATCCCGGTACCCATCAACTACCCTGTCATGACGGGGCTAGTTTTGGCCGCGTTCACTTTCAAGGCAGCCTTCACGCTCGAGGACGCTCCcgagttggtggtggaatTCGTGAAGAGTAGTTTGCTTGATTTCACGAGGGGCGCGAGCTTGATTGCCCGCGCCCGTGCGGTCTTTGTCGGTCTAGGACTGGTGGCAATGGCGGCAATGGGGTTTATCCTTTGGGAGATGAGGGGGGCCGGGGGGAACCGTAAACGGTCACGCCGCAAAAAGGGGCCGGCCGAGGCAATCACAACTCTTCAACACCTTTACACCATCCTCGCCCTCACACAAAGCCGGACGGCCAATATCCCCGTCTTTCTCATCTTCAACCTGCTTTACTGGTTTCTGTCCAGCGAGATCGATGCCCCGGACGGCACAGGGCTGTCGACTGTTGAACTGGGAATTTCTTCACTCCTACTGCAGTATGCCTCCTTTTTCGCTATGGGCGGTAGCAACGCGATTTCCTCCGTGGACCTATCTAACGCCTACAACGGGGTGAGCAATTTCAACGTTGTCCTAGTTGGCATCTTGACGTACGTGGGGAACTGGGCGGGACCGGTGTGGTGGGCTTTTGGGACGGTGGTGCTTTTGGGGGAGATTTGGCGGAGAGATCAGAGACAGAAAAGGTTGGGTAGCGGTAACAATGGGAAAAGAGGGAGCGacgaaaaggaggaagaagcggaaGCGAAACAGATGCTTGAAGGGGGGCAAATCAGTCCGTTCAAGACCTATGTTGCCGTGACGACGCTGTTTACCGCGTTTAGTGTCGCGGCGGTTATGGCGGCTTGTACGATCCTCAGGACGCACTTGTTCGTGTGGACGGTATTTTCCCCAAAGTACTTGTACTGCGTGGCTTGGAGCTTGGTGCAGCATTTGGTAATTAATGTTGGGCTGAGTGGGTTGTTGTTCTGGCTTGGGTCATTTTAG
- a CDS encoding nuclear condensin complex subunit 3 has product MAPGRSTRATRGARQTSVVPEAPLDTPDNALRTQVATVFGDAQKTTASHRKLAVTLRKIQEACCYEPTSTKKPAEADEFEEDDFNKEFVRCVLRVMPIKKSEGVGEKTVRFIGLFLRHAVEKDNEILGEADPDASTMPETPSTRLTGHLMETVLPLMIAKDKFVRYRSTQLISHIINSLDAIDDDLFQKLRSSLLRRIRDKEAMVRAQAVLGLGRLAGNQFEGEPNSDDSDDDGSTGLLEKLLEVLQNDPSADVRRSLLVNLPILPTTLPYLLERARDQDALTRRAVYSRLLPALGDFRHLSLSMREKLLRWGLRDRDENVRKAACRLFRERWIEDCAGTAPPVEGGQPSEVSPPSIEALLELLERIDVVNSGGENGVALEAMKGFWEGRADYRNAVNFDDNFWETLSSESVFVARTFNDFCRNEGNGKYESLVDEKLPEVTKLAFYLERYVKVLIDAIKRINEQEVEDEEEEEDTVEQEFIVEQLLHIALTLDYSDEVGRRKMFALLRQTLSIPELPDEVTKLTVQVLRDLCAPDAAGEKEFCSIVLEAVADVHDTIVDDVPDEGDIDDNESFHSARSEVSDDEDSQSKKKKNKGPELSEEEAAQKAIKEIMINMKCLHIVQCMLTNVAGNLQRNDHLVSMLNNLVVPAVRSHEAPVRERGLVCLGLCSLLDRSLAEENLTLFMHFFAKGHTALQITALHILTDILNVHGAQLLSNNTNLLKVYVKALRAGGRSPEVQAAATVAVSKLLLGRVVSDVDVSAELLKTLVIAYFEPASAENQSVRQALNYFLPVFCYSRPENQDLMRRVALDALHTLYNVREGLDDEEADVDDQMVSMSTIAACLVDWTDPRKCYNPDEGFSAGLDPEKKTVSADVHLDFAKDILERLQGNGAKEEKRIMAALLAKLYIPSGSSSSNPSSPIKIRDVYALVTNAVENNLLSDATSRNALYKVHVSLGKIVNALDAAAEQDAANNAAGRHASIASGATTHRRSASRAGSVAPSRAGSVAPPASEASGGGGGGAVSRAGSVAPSASGATAAPVNSRKRKEREVSVGVSIKEEDENEDEGEDVEMGGTQVGDNDNAGDRETTPKPTATEAQEPSTEQRRLLRGVSLRSRRQSSQSVVSVQPQQQQEEEQEEQQQQQQPTGRRGSRRASAMKAKARLSAGRSSRAGTEDIAEEILDDSDGDTVMERTKIEEEDEEEQEEKKREDEEQDDEVGGEEDGKEEEEEEEEEDGDDDDGENEGKDDDELVDELLSDEEDDFE; this is encoded by the exons ATGGCGCCGGGCAGATCGACGAGAGCGACACGCGGGGCGCGCCAGACCTCGGTCGTACCAGAAGCACCCTTGGATACTCCCGACAATGCGCTACGCACACAAGTCGCGACCGTCTTCGGCGACGCCCAAAAGACCACGGCATCCCATCGCAAGCTGGCCGTGACCCTGCGCAAGATACAAGAAGCATGCTGCTACGAGCCGACGAGTACGAAGAAGCCCGCCGAGGCCGACGAgttcgaggaagatgacTTCAACAAGGAGTTTGTACGCTGTGTCCTGCGCGTCATGCCCATCAAGAAGAGCGAGGGAGTCGGCGAGAAGACGGTGCGCTTCATCGGTCTGTTCCTGCGGCATGCCGTCGAGAAGGATAACGAAATTCTCGGCGAGGCCGACCCGGACGCCAGCACCATGCCCGAGACACCCAGCACCCGGCTTACCGGACACTTGATGGAAACCGTTCTTCCCTTGATGATCGCCAAGGACAAGTTTGTGCGCTATCGGTCAACGCAACTCATATCTCATATCATCAACTCCCTCGACGCGATTGACGACGACCTCTTCCAGAAGCTACGGTCAAGTCTACTTAGGAGGATTCGCGACAAGGAGGCCATGGTCCGGGCACAGGCTGTGCTGGGTCTTGGACGCTTGGCTGGCAACCAGTTCGAGGGCGAACCGAATTCCGACGAtagcgacgatgatggatCGACTGGTCTTCTCGAAAAGCTCCTCGAAGTCTTGCAGAACGACCCTAGTGCCGATGTGAGGAGGTCTCTCCTGGTTAACCTGCCGATCTTGCCGACGACCCTGCCATACCTGCTGGAACGAGCACGCGACCAAGATGCGCTTACGCGGCGCGCTGTCTACTCCCGTCTTCTGCCTGCGCTGGGCGACTTTCGTCATTTGTCACTCTCTATGAGAGAGAAGCTTCTTCGCTGGGGTTTACGCGACAGAGACGAAAACGTGCGCAAGGCCGCCTGCCGCCTATTCCGTGAAAGATGGATCGAGGATTGCGCCGGGACTGCGCCCCCCGTTGAAGGAGGCCAGCCTTCCGAGGTGTCACCCCCAAGCATAGAGGCTCTGCTGGAGCTCCTGGAGCGCATTGATGTTGTCAACTCCGGAGGAGAGAACGGTGTCGCTCTCGAAGCTATGAAGGGCTTTTGGGAGGGCCGTGCTGACTACAGAAATGCAGTGAATTTTGATGACAACTTCTGGGAGACACTTAGCTCGGAATCCGTGTTTGTCGCCCGGACATTTAATGATTTCTGTAGGAACGAGGGCAATGGGAAATACGAGTCCCTCGTCGACGAGAAGCTACCCGAAGTCACCAAGCTTGCATTTTACTTGGAGCGATACGTCAAGGTGCTCATTGATGCCATCAAGAGGATCAATGagcaagaagtggaagatgaggaagaggaagaggacacAGTCGAGCAAGAGTTCATCGTCGAGCAGCTTCTACACATCGCTCTTACCCTGGACTATTCGGATGAAGTTGGCCGTCGCAAGATGTTCGCCCTTTTACGACAAACCCTCTCTATCCCGGAACTCCCCGATGAAGTCACCAAACTCACCGTCCAGGTGCTACGAGACCTTTGCGCCCCCGATGCTGCCGGCGAGAAGGAATTCTGCAGTATTGTACTTGAAGCCGTTGCTGACGTCCACGACACCATCGTCGACGATGTTCCTGACGAAGGCGACATTGACGACAACGAGTCCTTTCACTCAGCTAGATCCGAGGTcagcgacgacgaagatTCTCAAtctaagaaaaagaagaacaagggtCCTGAACtgtcggaggaggaggcggctcAGAAAGCCATCAAGGAGATCATGATCAACATGAAGTGTCTCCACATTGTGCAGTGCATGCTCACCAATGTCGCCGGCAATCTCCAGAGAAACGATCATCTAGTTTCTATGCTCAACAACCTCGTCGTTCCCGCCGTGCGCAGCCACGAGGCCCCTGTTCGCGAGCGTGGTCTCGTCTGTCTCGGCCTTTGCTCGCTCCTCGACCGCTCGCTTGCCGAGGAGAACCTCACCCTGTTTATGCATTTCTTCGCAAAGGGCCACACTGCTCTCCAGATCACCGCCCTGCATATTCTTACCGATATTCTCAATGTGCACGGCGCGCAGCTGCTCTCGAATAACACCAATCTCCTCAAGGTTTACGTCAAGGCCCTGCGCGCTGGCGGAAGATCTCCCGAGGTCCAGGCGGCCGCTACTGTGGCCGTTTCCAAACTCCTGCTCGGCCGTGTTGTTAGTGACGTTGACGTATCCGCGGAGCTGCTCAAGACCCTTGTTATCGCGTACTTCGAGCCCGCCAGTGCAGAGAACCAGAGCGTTAGACAGGCACTCAATTACTTTTTGCCTGTGTTCTGCTACTCGCGGCCAGAGAATCAGGATCTGATGCGTCGGGTTGCGCTGGATGCCCTGCATACCTTGTACAATGTGCGCGAAGGCCTGGATGACGAAGAGGCCGATGTAGATGATCAGATGGTCAGCATGTCGACCATCGCTGCCTGCTTGGTCGACTGGACGGATCCCAGAAAGTGCTACAACCCCGATGAAGGGTTCAGCGCCGGCCTTGACCCCGAGAAGAAGACCGTTTCGGCAGATGTGCACCTCGACTTCGCCAAGGATATTCTCGAAAGGCTACAAGGAAATGGAGCCA aagaagaaaagcgcATCATGGCCGCCCTTCTCGCAAAGCTCTACATCCCATCcggctcctcttcctccaaccCCTCCTCGCCCATCAAGATCCGCGACGTCTACGCCCTCGTCACCAACGCTGTTGAGAACAACCTCCTCTCCGACGCCACCTCTCGCAACGCCCTCTACAAGGTCCATGTCTCCCTTGGCAAGATTGTCAACGCCCttgatgccgccgccgagcaAGATGCCGCCAACAACGCCGCGGGCCGCCATGCCTCCATTGCCTCCGGCGCCACCACCCATAGAAGAAGCGCCAGCAGGGCAGGCAGCGTCGCTCCTAGCCGGGCGGGTAGCGTGGCGCCTCCGGCTAGCGAAGccagtggcggcggcggcggcggggctGTGTCCAGAGCCGGTTCCGTCGCACCATCTGCGTCTGGTGCTACTGCTGCGCCTGTTAACAgcaggaagagaaaggaaagggaggtcAGCGTTGGCGTCTccatcaaggaggaggacgagaacgaggacgagggcgaGGATGTGGAAATGGGTGGTACGCAAGTGGGCGATAATGATAATGCTGGTGATCGGGAAACAACACCAAAACCAACTGCGACAGAAGCCCAGGAGCCGAGCACGGAACAGAGAAGGTTGTTGAGAGGCGTTTCTCTGAGGAGTAGGAGGCAGAGCTCGCAGAGTGTGGTTAGCGTACaaccgcagcagcaacaagaggaggagcaggaagaacaacaacaacaacaacaaccgacaggaaggagagggagtaGGAGGGCTAGTGCGATGAAAGCCAAGGCGCGGTTGAGTGCTGGACGGAGCAGCAGAGCAGGTACGGAGGATATTGCGGAGGAGATACTGGATGATAGTGATGGAGATACGGTGATGGAGAGGACGAagattgaggaggaggacgaagaagaacaagaagaaaaaaagcgcgaggacgaggaacaGGACGATGAGgtaggaggggaagaggatgggaaagaagaagaagaggaagaagaggaggaggacggtgatgacgatgatggagagAACGAAGGgaaagatgatgacgagCTTGTTGATGAGTTATTGtcggatgaagaggacgacTTCGAATAG
- a CDS encoding nucleolar protein 4, protein MGKDGNKKRQREVDEEIPVDPDAIKDSDVAAQNPPSKKARVESNRSLFIRQLPPSATAESLTEFFSQHFPVKHATVVLDPKTKTSRGYGFVTFTDPEDTLEAKAKLNNYLLEGKRLKLDIAEARHRDAKKTGPVVSKVAEEKQKRAEAVAEAQKPNKLIIRNLPWSIKKPEQLAELFKPYGKVRFADLPNDKGKLSGFGFVTLRGRKNAEKAIEAVNGMEVDGRPLAVDWAVDKQTWAQQNGEKSDDKKEKKDKKVKEPKDKKTEEEETAGMTQEEKDLYNFFKSQGENLESEDEEDEDKDKEDEDEDDEDKDEDDIEEDEEDEEDEEEEQKPKRLTDNSLTLFIRNLPYTTTDEQLKAHFTQFGGIRYARVVKDKATDRPAGTGFVCFFNEEEMKACLKGAPRHQPTTTLVKHSILQDETVDPEGKYTLDGRILQVAHAVSKDEAERLAEASAGKKDKDKRRLYLLNEGQITPSSTLFKVLTPAEIKMREASANQRKKLIQSNPSLHLSLTRLALRNLPRNIGSKELKALARQAVVGFAKDVKEGKRAPISKEENSRGGEQDKENERLRKLKGKGVVKQAKIVFETTTGTKVDEKVGGGKSRGYGFIEYSSHRWALMGLRYLNGFAVKNELGKTQRLIVEFAIENANVVQRRRQDEEKQRTMTPAERKAEMEEKKRSKEAKEAYKAGRKADRKKGAKPEKPAGWNKGKDKKGPAEVAKAAGAAPAKEVKAEDIKVDKKGKKSEMVKEALMTKILARKRQQRKKKANIRGKK, encoded by the coding sequence ATGGGCAAGGACGGGAACAAGAAGCGCCAACGCGAGGTGGACGAGGAGATCCCAGTTGATCCCGATGCCATCAAGGATTCCGATGTTGCTGCACAGAACCCCCCAAGCAAGAAAGCTAGAGTTGAATCCAACCGCTCTCTCTTCATCCGACAGCTGCCTCCAAGTGCCACCGCCGAGTCTCTGACCGAGTTCTTCTCCCAACATTTCCCTGTGAAGCATGCCACCGTCGTCCTCGAtcccaagaccaagacctCGCGCGGCTATGGTTTCGTCACCTTCACCGATCCCGAGGATACCCtcgaggccaaggccaagctcaACAACTACCTGCTTGAAGGGAAGCGCCTGAAGCTCGACATTGCCGAAGCCAGACACCGTGATGCCAAGAAGACCGGACCCGTTGTGTCCAAGgtcgccgaggagaagcagAAACGTGCCGAAGCCGTCGCCGAGGCCCAGAAACCCAACAAACTCATCATCCGCAACCTGCCATGGAGCATCAAGAAGCCTGAGCAGTTGGCCGAGCTATTCAAGCCATATGGTAAGGTCAGGTTCGCCGACTTGCCCAACGATAAGGGCAAGCTCTCTGGTTTCGGTTTCGTCACCCTCCGTGGTCGCAAGAATGCCGAAAAGGCTATCGAGGCCGTCAATGGCATGGAGGTCGATGGCCGCCCATTGGCCGTCGACTGGGCCGTGGATAAGCAGACATGGGCCCAGCAGAACGGCGAAAAGTCAgacgacaagaaggagaaaaaggacaagaaggtTAAGGAacccaaggacaagaagacagaggaggaggagactgCTGGCATGACACAGGAGGAAAAGGATCTTTACAACTTCTTCAAGAGCCAAGGCGAGAACCTCGAGagtgaagacgaggaggacgaagacaaggacaaggaggacgaggatgaagacgatgaggacaaggacgaagatgatatcgaggaggacgaggaggacgaggaggatgaggaggaggaacagaaGCCCAAGCGGCTAACCGACAACTCTCTAACACTCTTCATTCGCAACCTACcatacaccaccaccgatgAGCAGCTGAAGGCGCACTTTACCCAGTTCGGCGGCATCAGATACGCCCGAGTTGTCAAGGACAAGGCCACCGACAGGCCAGCCGGTACCGGTTTCGTGTGCTTTTtcaacgaggaggagatgaaggcCTGCCTCAAGGGCGCCCCCCGCCATCAACCTACCACCACACTCGTCAAGCACTCCATCCTTCAAGACGAGACCGTCGATCCGGAGGGCAAGTACACGCTCGACGGGCGCATCCTTCAAGTCGCCCACGCCGTCTCCAAGGACGAAGCCGAGCGTCTCGCGGAGGCCTCGGCCGgtaagaaggacaaggacaagagaCGCCTGTACCTCCTGAACGAGGGCCAAATCACACCCTCGTCTACGCTCTTCAAGGTCCTTACCCCGGCCGAAATCAAGATGCGCGAAGCGTCGGCCAACCAGCGCAAGAAGCTGATCCAGTCCAACCCGTCGCTGCACCTGTCGCTCACCCGTCTCGCGCTGCGCAACCTGCCGCGCAACATCGGGTCCAAGGAGCTCAAGGCGCTCGCGCGCCAGGCCGTCGTCGGCTTCGCCAAGGACGTCAAGGAAGGCAAGCGCGCGCCCATCTCCAAGGAAGAAAACTCGCGCGGTGGTGAGCAAGACAAGGAGAACGAGCGCCTCCGGAAGCTCAAGGGCAAGGGTGTCGTCAAGCAGGCCAAGATCGTGTTCGAGACGACCACGGGCACCAAGGTGGACGAAAAGGTCGGTGGCGGCAAGTCGCGTGGCTACGGCTTTATCGAGTACTCGTCGCACCGCTGGGCGCTCATGGGCCTGCGCTACCTGAACGGGTTTGCCGTCAAGAACGAGCTGGGCAAGACGCAAAGGCTGATTGTCGAGTTCGCGATCGAGAACGCGAACGTGGTGCAGCGGAGGAGACAGGATGAGGAGAAGCAAAGGACGATGACGCCCGCGGAAAGGAAGGCGGAgatggaggaaaagaagagatccaaggaggccaaggaggcaTACAAGGCTGGAAGGAAGGCggataggaagaagggcgcTAAGCCTGAGAAGCCTGCTGGGTGGAACAAGGGCAAGGATAAGAAGGGCCCGGCTGAGGTGGCCAAGGCCGCAGGCGCCGCCCCGGCGAAGGAGGTGAAGGCTGAAGATATCAAGGTGGataagaagggcaagaagagtGAGATGGTCAAGGAGGCCCTCATGACCAAGATCCTGGCGAGAAAGAGGCAacagaggaaaaagaaggctaACATTAGGGGCAAGAAATAA